The following are from one region of the Vicia villosa cultivar HV-30 ecotype Madison, WI unplaced genomic scaffold, Vvil1.0 ctg.003093F_1_1, whole genome shotgun sequence genome:
- the LOC131640398 gene encoding tRNA threonylcarbamoyladenosine dehydratase-like isoform X2, with translation MERTKCLALVGGGALIGSLSTFFLLKLLQTQKRGVRRNYTENGFEGRTISGKKSDKVVSDDLLKDEIVSEHLSRNIQFFGFESQQKVSASYVVVVGLGGVGSHAASMLLRTGIGKLLLVDFDQVSLSSLNRHAVATRADVGTSKAQCLKEHFLSIFPECQIDAKVLLYDSSTEEEILSGNPDYVLDCIDNIDTKVALLAACVRRGLKVISATGAGARADPTRIRIADLRESTNDPLSRSVRHRLKKEYGIEGGITVVFSLEKPKVKLLPFKAPSGEEENPSDYQVVPGFRVRIIPVLGTIPAIFGQIMASYTLTNLAGLQVQTEPIVNFDMDHYHILHQRLIEHEETLYGTSMQVQVDVEEVMYITKELWHGRSAREQHVKDVGRGMWRSINELMLVRWDSTKPASVSNLILLKFKEVDEHESRTLDDIKEKEPEFYSRVIAVLKRAENDFGL, from the exons atggagaGAACCAAATGTTTGGCTTTAGTTGGAGGTGGTGCTCTTATAGGCTCTCTCTCAACGTTCTTTCTTCTCAAACTTCTCCAAACTCAAAA AAGAGGTGTTCGACGGAACTACACTGAGAATG GTTTTGAGGGACGCACTATTAGTGGAAAGAAGAGTGATAAGGTGGTTAGTGACGATCTTTTGAAAGATGAGATTGTTTCTGAACACTTGTCTAG GAATATTCAGTTTTTTGGATTTGAATCACAACAGAAGGTTAGCGCATCATATGTTGTGGTAGTTGGTCTTGGAGGGGTTGGTAGTCATGCTGCTTCTATGCTCTTGAGGACAGGGATTGGCAAGCTTCTTCTTGTAGACTTTGATCAG GTTTCTCTTTCATCACTAAATCGACACGCTGTTGCGACAAGAGCAGATGTTGGCACCTCAAAAGCTCAGTGCCTTAAGGAGCATTTCTTATCAATCTTTCCGGAGTGCCAAATAGATGCAAAAGTGTTGTTATATGATTCATCAACTGAAGAAGAAATTCTCTCTGGCAATCCTGACTATGTTCTGGACTGTATTGATAACATCGATACGAAG GTGGCACTTCTTGCTGCATGTGTACGTAGGGGATTAAAGGTTATATCTGCCACTGGGGCTGGAGCTAGAGCTGATCCAACAAGAATACGCATCGCTGATCTAAGAGAGTCTACTAATGATCCATTATCTCGATCG GTAAGACACCGTTTGAAGAAAGAATATGGCATTGAAGGTGGCATCACTGTTGTGTTTTCTTTAGAAAAGCCCAAAGTTAAGCTACTTCCATTTAAGGCTCCAAGTGGAGAAGAGGAAAACCCTTCAGACTATCag GTAGTTCCAGGTTTTAGGGTCCGAATCATACCTGTTCTAGGCACCATCCCTGCAATATTTGGACAAATCATGGCCTCCTATACCTTGACGAATTTAGCAGGATTACAGGTTCAAACAGAACCTATAGTTAATTTTGACATGGATCATTACCATATTCTTCATCAACGCCTTATTGAGCATGAGGAGACATTGTATGGAACTTCCATGCAAGTGCAG GTAGATGTCGAAGAAGTGATGTATATTACAAAAGAATTATGGCATGGAAGAAGTGCTAGAGAGCAGCATGTGAAAGACGTTGGACGAGGAATGTGGCGATCAATAAATGAATTAATGCTTGTGAG GTGGGACAGCACAAAACCGGCATCTGTTTCAAATTTGATTCTTTTGAAATTCAAAGAG GTGGATGAGCATGAGTCACGGACATTGGATGATATAAAGGAAAAGGAACCAGAGTTTTACAGTAGAGTGATAGCTGTGTTAAAACGAGCTGAAAATGACTTTGGATTATGA
- the LOC131640398 gene encoding tRNA threonylcarbamoyladenosine dehydratase 2-like isoform X1 yields the protein MERTKCLALVGGGALIGSLSTFFLLKLLQTQKRGVRRNYTENGTTELNGFEGRTISGKKSDKVVSDDLLKDEIVSEHLSRNIQFFGFESQQKVSASYVVVVGLGGVGSHAASMLLRTGIGKLLLVDFDQVSLSSLNRHAVATRADVGTSKAQCLKEHFLSIFPECQIDAKVLLYDSSTEEEILSGNPDYVLDCIDNIDTKVALLAACVRRGLKVISATGAGARADPTRIRIADLRESTNDPLSRSVRHRLKKEYGIEGGITVVFSLEKPKVKLLPFKAPSGEEENPSDYQVVPGFRVRIIPVLGTIPAIFGQIMASYTLTNLAGLQVQTEPIVNFDMDHYHILHQRLIEHEETLYGTSMQVQVDVEEVMYITKELWHGRSAREQHVKDVGRGMWRSINELMLVRWDSTKPASVSNLILLKFKEVDEHESRTLDDIKEKEPEFYSRVIAVLKRAENDFGL from the exons atggagaGAACCAAATGTTTGGCTTTAGTTGGAGGTGGTGCTCTTATAGGCTCTCTCTCAACGTTCTTTCTTCTCAAACTTCTCCAAACTCAAAA AAGAGGTGTTCGACGGAACTACACTGAGAATGGTACTACTGAATTGAATG GTTTTGAGGGACGCACTATTAGTGGAAAGAAGAGTGATAAGGTGGTTAGTGACGATCTTTTGAAAGATGAGATTGTTTCTGAACACTTGTCTAG GAATATTCAGTTTTTTGGATTTGAATCACAACAGAAGGTTAGCGCATCATATGTTGTGGTAGTTGGTCTTGGAGGGGTTGGTAGTCATGCTGCTTCTATGCTCTTGAGGACAGGGATTGGCAAGCTTCTTCTTGTAGACTTTGATCAG GTTTCTCTTTCATCACTAAATCGACACGCTGTTGCGACAAGAGCAGATGTTGGCACCTCAAAAGCTCAGTGCCTTAAGGAGCATTTCTTATCAATCTTTCCGGAGTGCCAAATAGATGCAAAAGTGTTGTTATATGATTCATCAACTGAAGAAGAAATTCTCTCTGGCAATCCTGACTATGTTCTGGACTGTATTGATAACATCGATACGAAG GTGGCACTTCTTGCTGCATGTGTACGTAGGGGATTAAAGGTTATATCTGCCACTGGGGCTGGAGCTAGAGCTGATCCAACAAGAATACGCATCGCTGATCTAAGAGAGTCTACTAATGATCCATTATCTCGATCG GTAAGACACCGTTTGAAGAAAGAATATGGCATTGAAGGTGGCATCACTGTTGTGTTTTCTTTAGAAAAGCCCAAAGTTAAGCTACTTCCATTTAAGGCTCCAAGTGGAGAAGAGGAAAACCCTTCAGACTATCag GTAGTTCCAGGTTTTAGGGTCCGAATCATACCTGTTCTAGGCACCATCCCTGCAATATTTGGACAAATCATGGCCTCCTATACCTTGACGAATTTAGCAGGATTACAGGTTCAAACAGAACCTATAGTTAATTTTGACATGGATCATTACCATATTCTTCATCAACGCCTTATTGAGCATGAGGAGACATTGTATGGAACTTCCATGCAAGTGCAG GTAGATGTCGAAGAAGTGATGTATATTACAAAAGAATTATGGCATGGAAGAAGTGCTAGAGAGCAGCATGTGAAAGACGTTGGACGAGGAATGTGGCGATCAATAAATGAATTAATGCTTGTGAG GTGGGACAGCACAAAACCGGCATCTGTTTCAAATTTGATTCTTTTGAAATTCAAAGAG GTGGATGAGCATGAGTCACGGACATTGGATGATATAAAGGAAAAGGAACCAGAGTTTTACAGTAGAGTGATAGCTGTGTTAAAACGAGCTGAAAATGACTTTGGATTATGA